In one window of Corallococcus macrosporus DNA:
- a CDS encoding carboxypeptidase regulatory-like domain-containing protein: MKLRLLGLSMVGVAGLLALPACKKEEAPAPPAERPAAPTQQAVPAAPTAGAGTGEAAAPAPAGNGVVKGTVSFTGTPPAMADLAPSADPACDGRPEKEQSVLVKDGKLQNVLVRVKGPVAGAPAAPSTPVVVDQSKCTYVPRVQGAVAGQQVVFKNSDGTLHNVRGVVGTRPVFNVAQPPSGAPVQKPLPSDAEVLRLKCDVHPWMTAYVVSNPNPYFTTTAADGTFTLTGLPAGTYTLEAWHETLGTKTAEVTVKDGAPVEATFAFAATDAQAKQ; the protein is encoded by the coding sequence ATGAAGCTGCGTCTGCTTGGCTTGTCGATGGTCGGTGTCGCGGGGCTCCTGGCCCTGCCCGCGTGCAAGAAGGAGGAGGCGCCCGCGCCCCCCGCCGAGCGTCCGGCGGCGCCCACGCAGCAGGCCGTGCCCGCGGCCCCCACGGCGGGAGCGGGGACGGGCGAGGCGGCGGCCCCGGCGCCCGCGGGCAACGGCGTGGTGAAGGGCACGGTGTCCTTCACTGGCACGCCGCCGGCGATGGCGGACCTGGCGCCCAGCGCGGACCCCGCGTGTGACGGGCGGCCGGAGAAGGAGCAGTCCGTGCTGGTGAAGGACGGCAAGCTCCAGAATGTGCTGGTGCGCGTGAAGGGCCCGGTGGCGGGCGCGCCCGCGGCCCCGTCCACGCCGGTGGTGGTGGACCAGTCCAAGTGCACCTACGTGCCGCGCGTGCAGGGTGCGGTGGCGGGCCAGCAGGTGGTGTTCAAGAACAGCGACGGCACGCTGCACAACGTGCGCGGCGTGGTGGGCACGCGGCCGGTGTTCAACGTGGCGCAGCCGCCCTCGGGCGCGCCGGTGCAGAAACCGCTGCCGTCGGACGCGGAGGTGCTGCGCCTCAAGTGCGACGTGCACCCTTGGATGACGGCCTACGTGGTGAGCAACCCCAACCCGTACTTCACCACCACCGCCGCGGACGGCACCTTCACGCTGACGGGCCTGCCCGCGGGCACGTACACGCTGGAGGCGTGGCACGAGACGCTGGGCACGAAGACGGCGGAAGTCACCGTGAAGGACGGCGCGCCCGTGGAGGCCACGTTCGCCTTCGCCGCGACGGACGCGCAGGCGAAGCAGTAG
- a CDS encoding HAMP domain-containing sensor histidine kinase: MGWGHWHHDEEPCIPRPPRGFGRHARHARHHHDHRRRFHLGRLGSFVQARLRRRLFVMFGLTILVTVLVVSWVMNLTGGNTWRQETERARSFVGHRFAEVWDAPAARASLVRGISDDLDVDVELTDLSGAVVARGGSPCTKPDASIPVMRQDTQLGTLQACYMQTRSRGPWRAVLPLGIAVLVLWTAAGGISFKLARPVDTLVKATQELGEGKLGARASVDRHLTGDFAVLAESFNDMAARIEKQLADQRELLAAVSHELRTPLARLRVLTELLRDGGGNPRTLDQVDREVVELDALVGELLASSRLDFGQLTPKALEAGVLAAQALERVGLSATLLQPETDDVVLMADATLLGRALVNLLDNARKHGVGVEALRLQEHGKEHLAFSVEDRGPGLLPGEETRIFQPFYRKDRGGEAREAGSLGLGLALVQRIARAHGGEAFAENRPNGGARVGFTVRKAGPPNLPAVLQSV; encoded by the coding sequence ATGGGCTGGGGCCACTGGCATCACGACGAGGAGCCCTGCATCCCGCGTCCCCCGCGGGGCTTCGGCCGCCACGCACGGCACGCACGGCACCATCACGACCACCGGCGCCGCTTCCACCTGGGCCGGCTGGGGTCCTTCGTGCAGGCGCGGCTGCGGCGCCGGCTGTTCGTCATGTTCGGGCTCACCATCCTGGTGACGGTGCTGGTGGTGTCGTGGGTGATGAACCTCACGGGTGGCAACACCTGGCGGCAGGAGACGGAGCGCGCGCGCTCGTTCGTGGGCCACCGCTTCGCGGAGGTGTGGGACGCGCCCGCCGCGCGAGCGTCGCTGGTGCGCGGCATCTCCGACGACCTGGACGTGGACGTGGAGCTGACGGACCTGTCCGGCGCGGTGGTGGCCCGGGGTGGCTCGCCGTGCACGAAGCCGGACGCGAGCATCCCGGTGATGCGGCAGGACACGCAGCTGGGGACGCTGCAGGCCTGCTACATGCAGACGCGCTCGCGGGGCCCCTGGCGCGCGGTGCTGCCGCTGGGCATCGCGGTGCTGGTGCTGTGGACGGCGGCGGGCGGCATCTCCTTCAAGCTGGCGCGGCCGGTGGACACGCTGGTGAAGGCCACGCAGGAGCTGGGCGAGGGCAAGCTGGGCGCGCGGGCGAGCGTGGACCGCCACCTCACCGGAGACTTCGCGGTGCTCGCCGAGTCCTTCAACGACATGGCGGCGCGCATCGAGAAGCAGCTGGCGGATCAGCGTGAGCTGCTGGCCGCGGTGTCGCACGAGCTGCGCACGCCCCTGGCGCGGCTGCGGGTGCTGACGGAGCTCTTGCGCGACGGCGGAGGCAACCCGCGCACGCTGGACCAGGTGGACCGCGAGGTGGTGGAGCTGGACGCGCTGGTGGGCGAGCTGCTCGCCAGCTCACGCCTGGACTTCGGGCAGCTCACGCCCAAGGCGCTGGAGGCGGGCGTGCTGGCGGCGCAGGCGCTGGAGCGCGTGGGGCTGTCCGCGACGCTTCTCCAGCCGGAGACGGACGACGTCGTGCTGATGGCGGACGCGACGCTGCTGGGCCGGGCGCTGGTGAACCTGCTCGACAACGCGCGCAAGCACGGCGTGGGCGTGGAGGCGCTGCGGCTGCAGGAGCACGGGAAGGAGCACCTGGCGTTCAGCGTGGAGGACCGGGGGCCGGGGCTGCTGCCCGGCGAGGAGACGCGCATCTTCCAGCCGTTCTACCGCAAGGACCGGGGCGGCGAGGCGCGCGAGGCCGGCTCCCTGGGGCTGGGGCTCGCGCTGGTGCAGCGCATTGCCCGGGCCCACGGCGGAGAGGCCTTCGCGGAGAACCGGCCCAACGGAGGCGCGCGCGTGGGCTTCACGGTGCGCAAGGCCGGGCCGCCGAACCTGCCGGCGGTCCTCCAGAGCGTCTGA
- a CDS encoding response regulator transcription factor, producing the protein MPTRVLLIDDDTRMYELLAEYLGQNGITVSHAPDGGRGLAALEANAFDAVLLDVMMPGMDGLEVCKRIRAKSRIPVLMLTAKGDETDRVVGLELGADDYLPKPFGPRELLARLRAVLRRAQPAAVADRIESSGVSIDVSGREVKVEGKAVELTGLEFDLLLALVRRAGRVIPRDALLGEAGRNDTVVSERTVDVHISHLRQKLGDVGTRLIKTVRGVGYVFAKEGA; encoded by the coding sequence ATGCCCACCCGCGTCCTGCTCATCGATGACGACACCCGGATGTACGAGTTGCTCGCGGAGTACCTCGGGCAGAACGGCATCACCGTCAGCCACGCTCCCGATGGAGGCCGAGGGCTGGCGGCACTGGAGGCGAACGCCTTCGACGCCGTGCTCCTGGACGTGATGATGCCGGGCATGGACGGCCTGGAGGTGTGCAAGCGCATCCGGGCCAAGAGCCGCATCCCGGTGCTGATGCTCACCGCCAAGGGGGACGAGACGGACCGCGTGGTGGGGCTGGAGCTGGGCGCGGACGACTACCTGCCCAAGCCCTTCGGCCCGCGCGAGCTGCTCGCCCGCCTGCGCGCGGTGCTGCGGCGGGCCCAGCCGGCGGCGGTGGCGGACCGGATTGAGTCGAGCGGCGTCTCCATCGACGTGTCCGGGCGCGAGGTGAAGGTGGAGGGCAAGGCCGTGGAGCTGACAGGTTTGGAGTTCGACCTGCTGCTCGCGCTGGTGCGGCGCGCGGGCCGGGTGATTCCCCGCGACGCGCTCCTGGGCGAGGCGGGCCGCAACGACACGGTGGTGAGCGAGCGCACGGTGGACGTGCACATCTCCCACCTGCGCCAGAAGCTGGGAGACGTGGGCACGCGCCTCATCAAGACGGTGCGCGGCGTGGGCTACGTCTTCGCGAAGGAAGGCGCCTGA
- a CDS encoding periplasmic heavy metal sensor, giving the protein MFGFLFGTACLAGLFATLRRGHYYRHHHHGRGGRWNTRPRLRWLFERLETSPGQEKVIVKAVENVREAFAKVKDQWGPSRTSLAGSLRGEHFDGAMLRELFSRHDVALESLRNAVQDALSQVHEALEPNQRRELADIIEHGWGYGWRGRRCGGYGRWGGRPHNDDGPASFV; this is encoded by the coding sequence ATGTTCGGATTCCTCTTCGGTACCGCCTGCCTCGCCGGTCTCTTCGCCACCCTGCGCCGGGGCCACTACTACCGCCACCACCACCACGGCCGCGGCGGCCGCTGGAACACGCGCCCCCGGCTGCGCTGGCTCTTCGAGCGGCTGGAGACGTCCCCCGGCCAGGAGAAGGTCATCGTGAAGGCCGTGGAGAACGTGCGCGAGGCCTTCGCCAAGGTGAAGGACCAGTGGGGCCCCAGCCGCACGTCGCTCGCGGGCTCGCTGCGCGGTGAGCACTTCGACGGCGCCATGCTGCGCGAGCTCTTCAGCCGCCACGACGTGGCGCTGGAGTCGCTGCGCAACGCCGTGCAGGACGCCCTGTCCCAGGTGCACGAGGCGCTGGAGCCCAACCAGCGCCGCGAACTGGCGGACATCATCGAGCACGGCTGGGGTTACGGCTGGCGCGGGCGGCGCTGCGGCGGGTACGGCCGCTGGGGTGGCCGTCCGCACAACGATGACGGCCCCGCGTCCTTCGTCTGA
- a CDS encoding cold-shock protein, protein MALGTVKWFNDAKGFGFIAQDNGEDVFCHHTAINMDGFRTLAEGQKVEFEVTKGPKGLQAQNVRAV, encoded by the coding sequence ATGGCATTGGGTACCGTGAAGTGGTTCAACGACGCGAAGGGTTTCGGCTTCATCGCGCAGGACAATGGCGAAGACGTTTTCTGCCACCACACTGCGATCAACATGGATGGCTTCCGCACCCTGGCTGAAGGCCAGAAGGTGGAGTTCGAAGTCACCAAGGGCCCCAAGGGCCTGCAGGCCCAGAACGTTCGCGCGGTCTGA